From the Sulfolobales archaeon genome, one window contains:
- a CDS encoding VOC family protein: protein MDPRWPLDHIHLVVRDLDISLQFYRDILGFEAKDLGDGVCLSPPMGGRCIIYLDHGALFADKENYIYHLAILVPSRAVLGSILEKILKIWDRIEGYADHLVSEALYLRDPDNIGVEIYSDRDRKAWVRDEKGFIAMDTLPLDIEDLIIHGRRSGVEPRVTQDTIVGHIHLRGSSPEAAGRFYTEVLGMRITGIWFGARFLAYEDYHHHVAVNNWPIPRPIEGSGLRSFALRRKGLLERVALKGVPREAAELVCGASTVIRDPNGFLVEIME, encoded by the coding sequence ATGGATCCTAGATGGCCGTTAGATCATATACACCTTGTTGTCAGAGATCTCGACATCTCTCTCCAATTTTATAGAGATATCCTAGGGTTTGAGGCCAAAGATCTCGGGGATGGTGTGTGTTTATCACCCCCTATGGGCGGTAGATGTATAATATATCTAGATCATGGTGCTCTGTTTGCTGATAAAGAGAACTATATATATCACCTAGCAATTCTAGTACCCAGTAGAGCGGTGCTAGGCTCTATACTCGAGAAGATCTTGAAGATCTGGGATAGGATAGAGGGCTACGCAGATCATCTGGTCTCTGAAGCATTATATCTGAGAGATCCTGATAACATAGGTGTAGAGATATATAGCGATAGAGATAGAAAGGCGTGGGTGAGGGATGAAAAGGGCTTTATAGCTATGGATACCCTTCCACTAGATATCGAGGATCTCATAATCCATGGAAGAAGATCTGGGGTTGAGCCACGAGTAACTCAAGACACGATAGTGGGGCACATACATCTAAGGGGATCAAGCCCCGAGGCTGCAGGAAGATTCTATACAGAGGTACTTGGAATGAGGATAACAGGTATATGGTTTGGAGCACGATTCCTAGCATATGAAGACTACCACCACCATGTTGCAGTAAACAACTGGCCTATACCAAGGCCGATAGAGGGTTCGGGGCTTAGAAGCTTCGCCCTAAGGAGAAAAGGTCTTTTAGAGAGAGTCGCATTAAAAGGAGTTCCGAGAGAGGCTGCTGAGCTAGTATGTGGGGCTTCAACTGTTATAAGAGATCCAAATGGGTTTTTAGTAGAGATCATGGAGTAG
- a CDS encoding proton-conducting transporter membrane subunit yields MPLLPVDQLFLLFPILAGFSLSMPLAELLGIGGRGSKYMAISAILISLAILLISPPQPSISPGSISGFIVNMDSIAYPIAIAILIGALIGVITIPLDATDSIHIYLAMILMGVLASIMLAMARDPVAAIASWTLLSITTFATIALARDRESLEASVRYAIVGGLASQLLILGIAFSSPYMVLGSAFGDMIPGVSIAIGFIAIAFISIAIGFKLGAVPSHSWVPDVYGVASPYVVAVISGSLKLGALALAIWVLKLLGPIASNAFPVLAFMSFASMVIGSITPLTQTNAQRILAYSSIAHMGFLFIGLAVISLSQNSQEVFRLAMLGVAFHTIAYSLGKSGVFAALNYIKRIRGTLDLSGIRGVARADPKLSFSLTLHILNLIGVPPLPGFWGKLFLFLAAAQNIGGLYIGSIPWLAVVGIAASVISVYYYLNILRPSIMLLDSGSEVSGGGLEGKGDPDLWASYVAAILTIILGIFIYIFSQFIY; encoded by the coding sequence TTCCCAATCCTGGCAGGCTTCTCCCTATCTATGCCCCTGGCAGAGCTCCTCGGTATAGGGGGTAGAGGATCTAAATATATGGCTATCTCAGCTATATTGATATCCCTCGCAATACTTCTTATAAGCCCTCCACAGCCTAGCATTAGCCCAGGATCTATCTCGGGTTTCATTGTGAACATGGATAGCATTGCATACCCCATAGCAATAGCTATTCTAATAGGGGCTCTCATAGGTGTCATAACGATTCCTCTAGATGCTACAGATAGCATACATATATATCTAGCAATGATCCTAATGGGGGTTTTAGCATCTATTATGCTGGCTATGGCAAGAGACCCAGTTGCAGCTATAGCCTCGTGGACGCTCCTCTCGATAACCACCTTCGCCACAATAGCTCTTGCTAGGGATAGAGAGTCTCTAGAGGCATCTGTGAGATACGCTATAGTAGGGGGATTGGCTTCACAGCTGCTCATCCTTGGAATAGCCTTCTCCTCCCCATATATGGTTCTCGGAAGCGCCTTCGGAGATATGATTCCAGGTGTGTCGATTGCGATAGGATTTATAGCGATTGCCTTTATATCGATAGCGATAGGCTTCAAGCTAGGAGCTGTGCCATCACACTCATGGGTTCCAGATGTATATGGTGTTGCATCCCCATATGTTGTGGCTGTGATCTCGGGATCTCTAAAGCTAGGCGCCCTAGCACTAGCCATATGGGTTCTAAAGCTGCTCGGCCCTATAGCATCGAACGCCTTCCCCGTGCTGGCTTTCATGTCATTTGCGAGCATGGTTATAGGTAGTATAACACCTCTGACACAGACGAATGCCCAGAGGATCCTTGCATATAGCTCGATAGCCCATATGGGGTTCCTATTCATAGGATTAGCAGTTATCTCGCTATCCCAGAATAGCCAGGAGGTCTTTAGACTAGCCATGCTGGGGGTTGCATTCCATACCATTGCATACTCGCTTGGGAAATCCGGTGTTTTCGCTGCTCTAAACTATATAAAGAGGATCAGGGGAACCCTAGATCTCAGCGGGATAAGGGGTGTTGCTAGAGCGGATCCCAAGCTATCCTTCTCACTAACACTACATATACTCAACCTAATAGGCGTCCCACCCCTGCCAGGGTTCTGGGGGAAGCTCTTTCTCTTCCTAGCAGCTGCCCAGAATATTGGAGGGCTATATATAGGTTCGATCCCATGGCTGGCTGTTGTTGGGATTGCTGCAAGCGTTATATCTGTATACTACTATCTAAACATACTAAGACCGTCTATCATGTTATTAGATTCTGGATCAGAGGTTAGCGGTGGAGGCTTAGAAGGGAAGGGAGATCCGGATCTCTGGGCTTCATATGTGGCAGCGATCCTAACAATCATACTTGGGATCTTCATCTATATATTCTCACAATTCATATACTAG